The sequence below is a genomic window from Coffea arabica cultivar ET-39 chromosome 8e, Coffea Arabica ET-39 HiFi, whole genome shotgun sequence.
atgatgagtgAGAGAAGTTTACCCTTTCTTTGTCAAAATGCACAGCGTTGGTTATTCGTATCTTACTTGCCATGAGTCGAGGACATAGTGTATATTTTTATGCCGAATTTCTAGATTCCTTATCATGGTCCACGGTCTTCGTATCCAATCAACATTCACAGGATCAGAAAGACAGATATATCAATGGGACCTCAAGGGTCGGCCCCTTCCATAATACCGCTCTGCTGTTCTTTTTTCTTATACTAATCTTTTTCtcctatacatatatatatattcccaTCACAGAAGTTTAGAAATGGGGCATCACAAGTTGTCTTTCTCTTATACAGTAGTTTATTTGcaacaaaataaaagataaaacaaaGTAGCAGCAGGAGTCGTCAATCTATTTGATAATTGTGTCTTGAAACTTTTTAGTCCACGGTCCCTCGAAAAAGAATCCAGCTTTGTGATCAACAGACAAAATGTTAATGCACGATTAGTTTCGTATGCGTATTAAATTTCTTGCTAATGATGTTTGTATGGTGAGACCGGACTAGGCCCCACCCTTAGTTGTATCAAATGTCCATATGAACTTACATCTAATCataagcagaaaaatgaaggcgACACCACATTTAGTCCTAGCCCTTGCTTGAGGTTATATAGAAAATGACGAGAGTCGAAAGAAAGACCAAAAACTATTCAACTGtactcaaaattttttaaccaCTTGGAATTCCATGGTATGGTCGAATTACTAGTATAGTGTCTTGTGAATTCTGATCAATTTTTGGTACCAATTGGAAACCCAATCCCTGAACCAACCTGTCGAATTTCTGGATTGGCTGAAGTAAGGATGCCTCAATTTTCTTCCCTCTTGTTTCTCTGGTATCCCGAGGCGTATCATATTTGCTTTTGGATGATGGCTTCTCTGGAAAAACAGAAACAGTAGGATCATTGAACCAGACAACTCTTTCACTGCATATCTTCAAATCTTGTGTATCAACTTAGCTTCAGAATGCTTCTCAGGGTAACTGGGTTGCAGTAGTCTTTTCAAGAAGCTTAGGCTTTGCATCCTCTACTCTAGCAGAGTGTTGGGCCTTACGAGATGGATTGTCCTTGGTAGTCCAATTTAACATCAACTTCTCAATAGCTGAAGTGGACTCTTTAATTGCCTCAAATCAGACAACATCAATTCTCATGTCTATTCGCCTCAATTACTTGATTGCAAGCAACTCATGGGTCAACCAGAAGTTCCTTCTTGGGCGGTAGGTGAGGGTTCAAACTTCACctgcagtaaaaaaaaaaaaaaatctaaggatAGTGTTATAGCACTCCCTTGACCTAGTTGAGTCTTAATACCAACTAGCTCCTAACACAagcctccttaggctcccccttcccctagattaggatagagtaggttatacaacCCCTTCTCctagagtaggttatacaatGTATCGTTGCTGGCAAAAAAAAAGCAACTCATGGGTCAACTTGGGCAGGTCACCCCGAGGCATAACCATTTTTGGGGCTGAAAAATTCAATACGTGAACGTGGTAGGTGTCTACTTTGGGTTGATTGATGCTACTTTGTTTAGCTAGTTTTGCAGCTTACTTCATCTGAACTCCCCCTTTGCATATCTATTTACATAGTAATATTCATAAAGAAGACACGATTACAAAGCATAGAAAATTTTACATATCCGGAAATTTTGTTGCCATTTATGCAACGCCAAGCAAATTGAGTGACAATTTTTGGACTGCTAGATAGGTTGAGAGGTCGGCCGTTGAAGCAGTTATGATATGTTTAATGCGCCTTAATCAGATGAAATCAACTGGAAAAGAATGGGATGGCAATAGCTTTGAGGCTATAAAGATGCATGGCTGATTACTAGTTCTCTGGGCATCATTATCAACTCTTATTAGCATCGAATATCCAATTCCAAACCGGAGGAGCTAAAAATGGCCTCAAACTAAGGTGAAGAACTGATCGTGGACGGTAGACAGAAAGAACTACAAAAGCTTCTTGAATTTACTGGTGCTCCAACTCTATGTGCAGCCTTCACAGCTGCCATTGAGCTTAATTTGTTCGAGATCATAGCAAAATCTGGCCGCCCTAATGCCCACCTTTCTTCAGCTCAGACCGAGTTCAGGCCAGAATTTGCTATGATCTCGGCAATGTTAGACCGACTATTACAGCTGCTCTGTAGCTATTGTATTCTAAAATGCACCCTTGTTTCCACTGAAAATGCACATACAACAAAGTTATATGGTTTGGCTCCAATGTGCGAGTTTCTGATTCCTGACTCCAACGGAATGTCTTTTGCTCCAGCAGTTCTCGTGGCTAAAGAAAAAGCAATTATAAATTGCGGGTTTGACTCTTTTACCGTCTTTTGTTCCATGACATGCATGCACAAACTTTACAAACTATTGATAATGTTTTCATCCCAAATTTTGTGACGCAGTAAGTAATGGCTTGAAAGATGCAATACTGAGGGGAGGAACTCCATTTCACAAGGCTAATGGACTGTATTTGTTTGAATACATAGGAAATTCTAGAGGACTGAATGAGGTTTTCATAATGGTCAGCCACACATCTGTTTTTATGATGGGTTCAGTTCTTGAAAAATACAAATGATTTGAGGATCTAAGAGAGGCAGTGGATGTTGGAGGAGGGCGTGGTGCTACTCTTAAGATGGTGGTTTCCAAGTACCCTAGAATCCGAGGGATCAACTTTGACTTGCCATTTGTTATCAAGAATGCCCCAGCCTGCGCAGGTAGTACTATCTGATTAAAAACAACAAACTACACCTTTTTATTCATTTCAATTTCTGAAGATTGGATTCGAACTAATTCTTGAAATTCGTCTCACCCCATAAGGGGTAATAGAAATTTATTCAGATCAACTGGTTCTAgtttgtgtgtgtatatatatactgTTTTCGAATTGTCTAACCTGATAAAAGAATTAGTTCATTACGTAAATTTCCCTGCTACATCTTTTACAATGAGGCGGAGACTTGATAGTTGATAGTTGATACTGCTTTTTTTTCCTAGGTGTGGAGCATGTTGAGGGAGATGTTTTTTCAATGTTTTCCTAGAGGGGAGGCAGCTATGTTTGGATaatcaattttttgaaaaaatttttcacttgcatcataaatacttttctcaatccacttttttatatttccaactactttttttatctcacatacatcacatcacaaaaagtgctacagtaattatttcaaataattatttggaataatacaaactctatccaaacaattaTCTTACTCTATCCAAATAATTATCTTTCTCAAGGTTAGTGGTGCTAAAAACACGTTAATTTATTCTACAAGTAGTGATAGACataccaaaaaaggaaaaaaaaagtataatcTGCctaataactaattaaatttatttgCATATCATCCTTTGAATTCAATATTAACTAAAAAACGTTAtgctaagtgattttgtttttggaCATCATGAATTGCATGTGCATGCACGGTTCTTATTTGTCTATAACGAGTTCTTTCTAAAATGCCAGTAGTATATACTCCACGACTGGACGCGATGACCAATGGCTTCAGCATTCCTATCTCTATACTCCAATGTAGAATAACGtttttattttccaaaaaaaaaaagctcataAGGTTTTCATTGGTAAAAAAATGCTCTAATCCAACCTAGCTCTTAGATTTTATAGAATCATGAGACCAATATGCTTATTACTATGTTAGCCACAGAGTGCAAAAAAGCGTTTGGTTTAATGTCACTTTTACATTGAGAATTTTATCTTATCCAAAATTACTCGCTTTGATTTCTTACATTTAAGCACACTAGTGAATGTCTCAATTTTAGTAATAAATGCATATTAAATGTAAATAGGATTTTTAGAAAGAATCCGATTCTATCCATTAATTGCGAACCATACTCGATCCACATAATCAATGATAATTTACAATTACAGTTGCATTTGTAGAGGCCCCTCACCATGTTTTGCAATTCCTCCTCGAATTTGCATATTTTGAAAGTAcaataaaacaacaaaaaaaataaaaaaaaaatacaagaaaccaaaaaaaaaagaaagaataaaagataaatacaGAGATTTTCACATTCTCGGCTTTTTCGTCAACAGACAGTCACGTATAACGAGTTAACGACGCCACATGATTGTTCCAGCCCCAGTCCCGACTGTCCGGTTTTCTAACCCGCCAACCATGTATCCAATTGCCTCCAAAAACGTCGCCGTCATCGGGGCCGGCGCTGCTGGGCTCATCGCTGCACATGAGCTCCGACAGGAGGGTCACAAAGTGGTGGTTTTTGAGAGAGAAAACCAAGTGGGAGGCATATGGGTCTATAATCCAGCGACCGAATCCGACTCTCTCGGAGTTGACCCGACCAGAAACCTGATCCACTCGAGCCTCTACGCTTCTCTCCGGACCAACTTGCCTAGAGAAGTAATGGGTTTTCGGTCATACCCGTTTTTGTACAAAAGGGGAAGTCACCGGGACCCGAGAAGGTTCCCGGGGCATAGAGAGGTATGGGAGTATTTGAAGGACTTTGCAGTTGATTTTAAATTGTGTGGGCTGGTGAGGTTCGGAACTGAGGTATGGCATGTGGGATTGATGGAAAATGGTAAATGGAAAGTGACGTCAAGAAAAAGGGAGGGAAATGCATATAATGATAGGAATCAAGAAAAGTTGGATGAGGTTTATGATGCTGTGGTAGTTTGTAATGGGCATTATACAGAACCCCGACCTGCAGAAATCCCAGGTACCACctcaaaatagaaaaaaaattacttgtAAGGTTGAATGTTATGATTATAGTACTATTATACGATGCTCTGATTTGGTTGACTGAACTATGGAATATGCAAAAAGGAAGTTATATGACTCAATCAACGATAGAGAATTGGGTTGGAAGGAATAATCTAGTGGGTTTCATCTGTCgggagttttttattttttgggtattaTGATAAAGGTGTATGGAATttcattttgtatttgtatgaagAACCAAACTTTAATGAGTTGAGCTTGTTGAAAAACTGGGGTATTAAGATTGCTGGCTCAAGATTGGTTTTTAATGCTGTAGACTTGTAAAAggtgttccaaaaaaaaaaaaaaagacaaacttTAGGATGCCAATCTTGTATCTCGTGAGATTGGTTGAATTTCAGTTTTCCAGGGAAAACTAGAGTTAGATTTTCAGTTATTAACTTTTTGTTTGAGCTAGCCGTTATTGGTGGAGAAACTGAGCTTGGCATAGGAGTATAAAACTTTGAAGGTTGCTTATGTTTTAAAACAGTTTGTAATTGTTTTCTTGGTTCATGACATTGAGGATGCTAGTTTCTTTGGTGGTTTGTCCAGGACAGGAATTATGAAAAGAATATGTCAGATAATTTACTTGTCCAGGACAGGAATTATGAAAAGAATATGTCAGATGATTTAGTAAATTACATGTTATCAGACAATGATTTTGATCCTTGAGCATTATGACAGAGGTCTCGTTTGGTTGTGAACCGCAAGGTTTGAGGTTGTTTTATTCGGTAATCCTTCTTTGTTACAATTGCAAATTAAATTGCTTACGTTGCTGTTCTCCAATTCTGTAACTTCCATTGTGTTGTTCTGATTGTTAGATTCCTACCATTTTATGGGCTTCCAATGTTTGAATAACCTATTATGTCATTCTGCAAAACTTATGCCTGATTCTGGTTATCCAtattatacaaatataaattTGAGACTTGTTCTGCTAAATTGCAGGGGTTGAAGGATGGCCGGGGAAGCAAATCCATAGCCACAACTATCGTGATCCTGAACCTTTCAGAGATCAAGTATGTGGCAGGTGccccttgttttccttttgtcCTCCCTACATTTAAATCTCATTATCAATCTCTCAGAGCTGCATAGCATGCTTAATGGTTTAAGTTCGTTttgtttttacattttttattgTTCCCTGTGAGATTTTCTTGGAGTTGTGTGCTTTAAGTTAAAGAAATGATTTTAAATGTCTTTAATAATGTTTACTGAGCATTATTTACTAGTGTTTCTTATTCTCGATTTACTTATGCCAAGATTCATTATCTGGAGCTTTTCACCTTCCAATTGGTTCATTAGAGGACAGCTAGCTCTTTGAACAGGTGTTATATTTATATGGCATGACTTAAAGCTGGCAAACATTTAGTGCTTCTCTTTTCTGAAAGCCTTTATATCATCAGAAGTTGACTCCTCTATCGTTCTGCAATGACAATGGATTTGTCTGGGTTGCAATCTAAGCGGTAGCATAAAATTTGCTTTCATAGTTTGTTTAGCACAGAGGTGCATATTCTTGCAAGTGACTAATTAGTTGATGGGCGAGAATGCATTGGTCTGTGATAGAAGGGCAAAGAATAAATTTTTGGCTTCACTTTGTACATAAGAAGTTGGCTATGGTGCAGTAAGATGTTTTATtataattagaagcttaatctGTGGCATTGGAAGGGGAGCAtttagaataaaatatgactcaatggcaagatgattttttttttaacactatTTGTTCTCTTTTTATGAACCGGATCCCAATTCAACATGCTCTGACAGGTGGTGGTGTTGATAGGGAGTGCAGCTAGTGCTGATGATATCTCCAGAGAGATTGCTAAAGTTTCTAAAGAGGTTCATATAGCATCGAGATCAGTCCAAAATGGCATCATCGGAAAGTTGGCTGGCTATGATAATATATACCATCATTCTATGGTAAAATTGCTGATCCTGTAACTGTAAGATATCCAGCACAGGGTTTTTAACAATCAGGTGCTAAACGTTTTAGAATTGGAGTGCTGAATGTAACTGACAATCACAGATAGAAAGCACACAGGGAGATGGTTCAGTTGCTTTCCAAGAGGGTAGTGTAGTCTATGCTGATATCATCCTGCACTGCACCGGGTATTACCTTGATTTTGCTTGCAACTATTAGAAACTATTGCTTGTACTATTTATTTAAATACAGAACTAAGATATTCTAGTTGAAGATTTGTAATAACTCATTATTCATGTTCTTTAAGGTACAAATATCACTTTCCGTTCCTTGAAACTGATGGCATTGTAACTGTGGATGACAACCGTGTGGGGCCACTTTACAAGCATATTTTTCCTCCAGCTTTAGCGCCATGGCTTTCATTCGTTGGGTTGCCGTGGAAGGTCTTTTGCAGATATTCCATGTTCTGAGTTGATGAACTGTTCTGGTTGATAATCCATTTAATTGATAAAAGCAATCTTTTTTCCCTTTGACTGCTAGGTTGTACCTTTCCCCTTGTTTGAATTTCAGAGCAAGTGGATAGCTGGTACTTTGTCTGGTCGGCTTTCACTTCCTTCTCCCAAGGAGATGATGGCTGATATTCAAGCTTTCTACTCATCAATGGAAGCATCTGGCACTCCAAAGCGGTATACTCATAACATAGCTGGTTATCAGGTAGAAAATTCTCGCCTCCTTCTCAAATTGATGTCATTGTCTAGGATATTCTGCTTCTGATTTGATTTTGCTGCAGCTCTTCATTGTCATCTTTCACCAGTGTGACCCTTTTTGCACTTGCTTTTCCATGAACCTAGGCTAGAGTTTTTAATTTCTGCCCAACTCAACTGATGCGTTGTTTTATATCGCCAGTTCGAATATGACGATTGGTTGGCTGCTCAGTGTGGTTGTCTGCCGACTGAAGAATGGAGAAAGCAGATGTATGTTGAAACTTCCATGAGAAAGAGGTCTCAGCCTGAGACATACAGAGACCAGTGGGAAGATGAACACTTGGTCAGACAGGCAGAAGCTGATTTTTCACAGTACTTTTCAAAAGTTCCTAGTAGCTAGATATCCAAATCACCCTTCTAATTGGTTGATTTGTTGATGGGgtttgtttattgtttaatccttgattttctcaaaatcatAGAGACTGGTGAATAGTGGCAACACAGTCTCACGAGTCAGTAATTCTCATGAACGTAACACTTGCAACCCAATAAGTTGAATAAGAGGACTcgatgttacttttttttttccagctaATGAGAATAATACCTtgaacttttatttattttttcatcttAAACTCATTAGCTAAATGGGGTATATTGTAAAGAACAGTATCAGTTAAAAAGTACAAAAAGATCAGCTTCAATTAAAGGAAGGAAAAGCCATCTACTATTGCTTGTATTCGTACCAGAGAACAAGATATTGTCCACAGAATATTGCTTTTGATGGGAGTAAAGTACATAAACGATgaatgaccaaaaaaaaaaaaaaaaaagaatactgCATTTGGTAACTGGGCTTAATTGTACAAAAAAGAATACTGCTTAAAGTACATAAACGATgaatgaccaaaaaaaaaaaaaaaaagaacactgCTTTTGGTAACTGGGCTTAATTGTACAAAAAAGTGTGCACCAGCCGGGAATCGAACCCGGGTCTGTACCGTGGCAGGGTACTATTCTACCACTAGACCACTGGTGCCTCCACGCGACTCCAAGATTCAGGTAGTCCATTAAAACTCTCTATTTTGTCAAATCATCGACATTCACTCTGAGGTTCTGGTCTTCTGCTTTGAATCTTTATACAAGCAATATGTACCAAATTTACGATGCCGTCTAAAGAAGTAGAAACGCTGTAGTTTACTCGCAACACAaccccaaaaggaaaaaaaaaggtaggcAGTTGAAGTATACCCTTTCGCCGGCTGACGCGAAAGTTCATTTCTGGTCCAAGCGACGAAGATAATGAGGGCGCCCAAGCCTTGAGGCCACATCATCTGTGTGTTTCTCATCAACATTGTCAGAGGTAGCAGTGCAAGCTAGGGACTTGCATTTACTTGCAGACAGACTTCTCAAGGAAAGCAGCTGAATACATGGTtctgaattcttttttttttttttttttacatggtTCTGAATTCTTCTCTCGGGTTTTCTTGTCACCTTCAACCTCTGCTTCGGATTTTTTCATGCGCTCAACCTGGATTTGTCAAGTGTCGAAGATAACACAGTCAGAAATTAGCATATCTTATATACCATGCATTATGATAACATTTTATGTTGTTTGAAGAAATATGAGGGTCCGACTTGGAATACATACATCAGGTTTTGTGTCTAAACTCTGAAGTCCTAGAGGCTAAGTGGGAGTTGTCGCCCCGGGGGTTAGTGCGATCGGTCCAGTAGTCTCCTCTTCAGGAGCAACGTCCCGTGTTCGACTGCGTTGAAATCTTTGGGACGGACTATTCCAGCCTGAGGGGATTAGTCTGGTCAATTGACCAGGATACCCGcagttgacaaaaaaaaaaaaaaaaaagtgggagTTGTTGTAAAATTGATATTAACTGCATTATCTACAAGTTCAAGACAAAATAGCTCTTGACATATTTCGACTTCTGATCAATCCATTCCTACAGATAGAAATTAAATGTGCACTCAAGAGAAGACATGATTGAGCTGTACAATAATTTTCCGCCCGCGTATGGTTACATACAAGTTTTGTAATTTTGAATTCCTCAATAACAGTACACATCGTACAAGAAAATTTCCCAACAAGGCAGACAGACAAAATTATCAATTTTGTAAAACGAAATTCTAGGTAAGTTACCTTTATCTCCTCAAAATTTACAATTATGTGGGGGAAAACTTAACATGTTAAATCATGAGAAGTGAGATTCACAATTCCAAATTTGCCTTTCACACTTCAATCTACTCATTGATTTAGTTGTCACCAAGGAGTTTGAGAGATTAATTTGGGAGTATAGATATCACTTTCCTAAATTATGCTAATcacaaaaatatcaaattttatatGTTTAACTAACAATATaactactatatatatatatattgtatgtatgtgtgtgtatctTTGCCAAATGAACTATGAAAAGAATGTAATTTCGCCACATAAACCATGAATATAGGTATAAACTATGAACTATgaatgattttaaaaatttcttccTAGAAATCACCATAGAAGAACGACAACATAGTCAAATACTTATAGATAGAAAACAATAGTTCATGCAATTTTATTGACGACATAACCaagtaaaataactaaaacataTACAAAGAATACTTGGAGACTTTGAGTATTAATTGGGAAACAATAACTaatatttcttaataatcaaTTCCTTTTGAGCTTCTCTACTTCTTCTCTCAATCCCAAATAAAGTTTTTTTTCCCAATAGTTCCAAAACTCAAACCCCTAATAAGATTTTTTCTAGTTCTCCCATCAAACTCGTCATATAGGGATAAACTACTTAAAGAGCCCCTAAATTATTTCATTGTCAACTTTTGACTGCATATCTATAATGATTCTTAAATTGGTACGTAAACAATAAAAAATGTGTCAAATTTGGATCTATCACTACTATTACATTTGATAGATCTAAATGCAGAATTTGATGGATCTAACAACATAAATAAATTGAAAGGTCAAACTTTGACACTTTTTATTGTTGAGGGACcaatttaagatttaaaatgaaTGACAGATCAAAAATCGATAATTACAATAGTTTAAAGGCTCCCTAAGTAGTTTACCCTAAATTTTCTCTACTTGTAGTAGTGAAATGAAGAAAGAACTAGCAAAATTTAGAAGTTTCAATGTGTGGGAAAAAAGTTATGAAAACTTTTCAAATGAAGTTATATATTGAGAGCACATTGTCAAAGAAGGAGAAATAGAGGTGAAGTTAAGTTTTT
It includes:
- the LOC113704372 gene encoding flavin-containing monooxygenase FMO GS-OX-like 4 isoform X1, with translation MIVPAPVPTVRFSNPPTMYPIASKNVAVIGAGAAGLIAAHELRQEGHKVVVFERENQVGGIWVYNPATESDSLGVDPTRNLIHSSLYASLRTNLPREVMGFRSYPFLYKRGSHRDPRRFPGHREVWEYLKDFAVDFKLCGLVRFGTEVWHVGLMENGKWKVTSRKREGNAYNDRNQEKLDEVYDAVVVCNGHYTEPRPAEIPGVEGWPGKQIHSHNYRDPEPFRDQVVVLIGSAASADDISREIAKVSKEVHIASRSVQNGIIGKLAGYDNIYHHSMIESTQGDGSVAFQEGSVVYADIILHCTGYKYHFPFLETDGIVTVDDNRVGPLYKHIFPPALAPWLSFVGLPWKVVPFPLFEFQSKWIAGTLSGRLSLPSPKEMMADIQAFYSSMEASGTPKRYTHNIAGYQFEYDDWLAAQCGCLPTEEWRKQMYVETSMRKRSQPETYRDQWEDEHLVRQAEADFSQYFSKVPSS
- the LOC113704372 gene encoding flavin-containing monooxygenase FMO GS-OX-like 4 isoform X2 is translated as MIVPAPVPTVRFSNPPTMYPIASKNVAVIGAGAAGLIAAHELRQEGHKVVVFERENQVGGIWVYNPATESDSLGVDPTRNLIHSSLYASLRTNLPREVMGFRSYPFLYKRGSHRDPRRFPGHREVWEYLKDFAVDFKLCGLVRFGTEVWHVGLMENGKWKVTSRKREGNAYNDRNQEKLDEVYDAVVVCNGHYTEPRPAEIPGVEGWPGKQIHSHNYRDPEPFRDQVVVLIGSAASADDISREIAKVSKEVHIASRSVQNGIIGKLAGYDNIYHHSMIESTQGDGSVAFQEGSVVYADIILHCTGYKYHFPFLETDGIVTVDDNRVGPLYKHIFPPALAPWLSFVGLPWKSKWIAGTLSGRLSLPSPKEMMADIQAFYSSMEASGTPKRYTHNIAGYQFEYDDWLAAQCGCLPTEEWRKQMYVETSMRKRSQPETYRDQWEDEHLVRQAEADFSQYFSKVPSS
- the LOC113704372 gene encoding flavin-containing monooxygenase FMO GS-OX-like 4 isoform X3 → MIVPAPVPTVRFSNPPTMYPIASKNVAVIGAGAAGLIAAHELRQEGHKVVVFERENQVGGIWVYNPATESDSLGVDPTRNLIHSSLYASLRTNLPREVMGFRSYPFLYKRGSHRDPRRFPGHREVWEYLKDFAVDFKLCGLVRFGTEVWHVGLMENGKWKVTSRKREGNAYNDRNQEKLDEVYDAVVVCNGHYTEPRPAEIPGVEGWPGKQIHSHNYRDPEPFRDQVVVLIGSAASADDISREIAKVSKEVHIASRSVQNGIIGKLAGYDNIYHHSMIESTQGDGSVAFQEGSVVYADIILHCTGYKYHFPFLETDGIVTVDDNRVGPLYKHIFPPALAPWLSFVGLPWKVFCRYSMF